A stretch of the Mesorhizobium sp. Pch-S genome encodes the following:
- a CDS encoding GAF domain-containing DNA-binding protein codes for MSGHKRYRSRSIRDISGDIALDCVSLAAVSLIALPGDAAISRVLADLGGRLHADRAWMFEYDTDLARFRNTHEWCARGIRSHVEDLQDAPVSMIGWLQRSLLAGKAVMIDDVSTLPPAASALRREMLRQLDRSVLSVPVFHGGRLRACIGFDTVRELREWSDAEAAILAVCGRMIAEARYGAPDVRRLARQDSAPLVYIGHGGTIRGIPFDQIVGIRSQRNDTMVWLDDGSVIVDRRPLAAWRDLLPQARFPSIHRTAIVNLNHVSGLDKHAGAGFHWQVRLRIVEDDWPVSRQHRKTVVERLGL; via the coding sequence GTGTCCGGGCATAAGCGCTATCGAAGCCGCTCGATCAGGGACATCTCGGGCGACATTGCGCTCGACTGCGTCAGCCTTGCGGCGGTCAGCCTCATCGCGCTTCCGGGCGACGCGGCGATCTCGCGGGTGCTTGCCGATCTCGGCGGCAGGTTGCACGCCGACCGTGCCTGGATGTTCGAATACGACACCGATCTCGCACGCTTCCGCAACACGCACGAATGGTGCGCGCGCGGCATCCGTTCGCATGTCGAGGACCTCCAGGATGCGCCGGTGTCGATGATCGGCTGGCTGCAGCGCTCCCTGCTCGCCGGCAAGGCGGTGATGATCGATGACGTCTCGACCTTGCCGCCTGCGGCATCGGCGCTGCGCCGCGAGATGCTGCGTCAGCTGGACAGGAGCGTGCTCAGCGTCCCGGTGTTTCACGGCGGCAGGCTCCGTGCCTGCATCGGCTTCGACACTGTGCGTGAATTGCGGGAATGGAGCGATGCCGAGGCGGCAATCCTGGCGGTGTGCGGGCGCATGATTGCCGAGGCGCGCTACGGCGCGCCGGATGTTCGCCGTCTCGCCCGGCAGGACAGTGCTCCGCTCGTCTATATCGGCCATGGCGGCACGATCCGGGGCATCCCCTTCGACCAGATCGTCGGGATACGCTCGCAGCGCAACGACACCATGGTCTGGCTCGACGACGGTTCGGTCATTGTCGACCGGCGTCCGCTCGCCGCCTGGCGTGACCTGCTGCCGCAGGCGAGGTTTCCATCGATCCACCGCACCGCGATCGTCAACCTCAACCATGTTTCAGGCCTCGACAAGCACGCCGGCGCCGGCTTCCACTGGCAGGTTCGGCTCCGCATCGTCGAGGACGACTGGCCCGTCTCGCGCCAGCATCGCAAGACGGTGGTGGAACGGCTGGGGCTCTGA
- a CDS encoding autotransporter domain-containing protein, with protein sequence MSPCTGTTALEANTKDFFNKNSPDWVFENDSRLNVSTAEAVSGGKQFFRHQSTLNLSAANAITGGEQWFYETSTLNASTANAISGGTQYFRNNNVLNATAAGALGGGLQWFYGTSRLEASVANAISGGQQFINENSTLNASAQNAISGGEQYVTGTGTINASATNAISGGQRTLFDNGTLNASAAGAISGGLQYLSGSSILNVLAEQALTTGATIAFDNSQGGPGGTLKLNGHSTAVGGINSAFAGSGIITNGGASDALLTVDTSKLGLPSTFAGVIQDGSGGGKLGLKLAGGGLLLSGANTYTGGTTISGGLLQLGNGGNSGSIAGDVLNNGAFAFSRGDSFTFAGVISGSGVVYQNGPGTTILTGNNSYSGGTAITGGTLQVSSDANLGAGSGILIFYGGQLATVAGFDSARPVLLIQDGRFNTAEGTSLGLTGEIVGNGNLIKSGAGTLRLDNANNLYGNSAVEAGTLVGNATSISGNLFNAATTVFDQTGDGRFAGQIAALNGTAGAMVKRGSGTLTLGGLSALDWTIEAGNLVAAAERFGGNATIDAGGSLTFDQSANASYGGVVSGSGALVKTGTGALVHDGNSAAFTGTTRVASGMLIVGSDTSHRNAVLGGSMTVQGTLGGHGTVGSGPGATVTIASGGTLSPGNSIGTLTVNGNLVLDKGSRFTVEVDPDGQASDQVDVTGNATIKGGSVAHVGASGKYRLRSTYTILSAKGGVAGKFDTVSSDFAFLTPVLGYGKGDVTLSLMRNDSAFASKATSGNQIATAKALESIGVAAINPLYDAVALLPDDRAVIRATFDGLSGEVNASTVTALLEDSRFVRDAMNDRLRAATRTSEPLPLLGYGEEKATTALVPTERPRDNGAWASVFGSWGNTGGDGNAAETSRSIRGFVTGTDGLVAHDWRLGFLAGYSHSSLEVDDRRSSSSGDSYHLGLYGGREWGSLSFRSGLAYTWSDVDSSRQVSFPGFSDTLSGNGRASTLQLFGEFGYGMKAGDFAFEPFASLAYVNVHTNGFTETGGAAALTVHGSSNAVTFTTLGIRAATDFEIGPTRATMRGMIGWRHGLGDVTPTVAQAFAGSSVFSIAGAPVARDAATLEAGLDFAMTPRATLGLSYRGQLGTKTRDHGVRADLNVRF encoded by the coding sequence TTGAGCCCGTGCACCGGCACCACGGCGCTGGAAGCAAACACGAAAGACTTCTTCAACAAAAACTCGCCGGACTGGGTGTTTGAAAACGACAGCAGGCTGAATGTCTCCACGGCTGAAGCGGTCAGCGGTGGCAAGCAGTTCTTCCGGCACCAGAGCACACTCAATCTTTCGGCCGCCAATGCCATCACCGGCGGAGAGCAATGGTTCTACGAAACCAGCACGCTCAATGCCTCCACCGCGAATGCCATCAGTGGCGGAACGCAGTATTTCCGCAACAACAACGTGCTCAACGCCACCGCCGCCGGCGCACTCGGTGGTGGCCTGCAATGGTTCTACGGCACCAGCCGCCTCGAGGCTTCGGTCGCAAACGCCATCAGCGGCGGCCAGCAGTTCATCAACGAAAACAGCACCCTCAACGCCTCGGCCCAGAACGCCATCAGCGGCGGCGAGCAATATGTCACCGGCACCGGCACGATCAACGCCTCCGCAACCAATGCCATCAGCGGTGGCCAGAGAACCCTGTTCGACAACGGCACGCTGAATGCTTCCGCCGCCGGCGCCATCAGCGGCGGCCTGCAATATCTCAGCGGTTCCAGCATCCTGAACGTGCTGGCCGAACAGGCGCTGACGACCGGCGCCACCATCGCCTTCGACAACAGCCAGGGTGGCCCGGGCGGCACGCTGAAACTGAACGGCCACAGCACCGCGGTCGGCGGCATCAACAGCGCCTTCGCGGGCTCGGGCATCATCACCAATGGCGGTGCGAGCGACGCCCTGCTCACGGTCGACACCTCGAAACTCGGCCTGCCCTCGACTTTTGCCGGGGTAATCCAGGATGGCTCGGGCGGCGGCAAGCTGGGCCTCAAACTCGCGGGTGGCGGGCTGCTGCTCAGCGGCGCCAACACCTACACCGGCGGCACGACGATCTCGGGCGGCCTGCTGCAGCTGGGCAATGGCGGCAACTCCGGCTCGATCGCCGGCGATGTCTTGAACAACGGCGCGTTCGCCTTCAGCCGCGGCGACAGCTTCACCTTTGCCGGCGTCATTTCCGGCAGCGGCGTCGTCTACCAGAACGGCCCCGGCACGACGATCCTGACCGGCAACAACAGCTACAGCGGCGGCACCGCCATCACCGGCGGCACGCTGCAGGTCTCTTCCGACGCCAATCTCGGCGCCGGCTCCGGCATCCTGATCTTCTATGGCGGCCAGCTGGCCACCGTCGCCGGTTTCGACAGCGCCCGTCCGGTGTTGCTGATCCAGGACGGCCGGTTCAACACGGCGGAAGGAACTTCGCTCGGCCTGACGGGCGAAATCGTCGGCAACGGCAATCTGATCAAATCAGGCGCCGGCACATTGCGGCTCGACAATGCAAACAACCTTTATGGCAACAGCGCTGTCGAAGCCGGAACGCTGGTCGGCAACGCCACCTCGATCTCCGGCAACCTGTTCAACGCCGCCACCACCGTCTTCGACCAGACCGGCGACGGCCGTTTCGCCGGGCAGATCGCGGCGCTGAACGGCACCGCCGGCGCCATGGTCAAGCGCGGCTCCGGCACGCTCACCCTTGGCGGCCTGTCGGCGCTCGACTGGACGATCGAGGCGGGCAATCTCGTCGCGGCAGCGGAACGGTTCGGCGGCAATGCCACAATCGACGCCGGCGGCTCGCTCACCTTCGACCAGTCGGCGAATGCCTCTTATGGCGGCGTGGTGTCCGGCAGCGGCGCCCTCGTCAAGACCGGGACCGGCGCGCTGGTCCATGATGGCAACAGCGCCGCCTTCACCGGCACCACCCGGGTGGCCTCCGGAATGCTGATCGTCGGCTCCGACACCAGCCATCGCAATGCCGTGCTCGGCGGCTCGATGACGGTGCAAGGCACGCTTGGCGGCCATGGCACCGTCGGCTCGGGCCCTGGCGCGACGGTGACGATCGCTTCCGGCGGCACGCTGTCGCCGGGCAACTCGATCGGCACGCTGACCGTCAACGGCAACCTCGTCCTCGACAAGGGATCACGCTTCACGGTGGAGGTCGATCCGGACGGCCAGGCATCCGACCAGGTCGATGTGACCGGCAACGCCACCATCAAGGGCGGCTCGGTGGCGCATGTCGGCGCCAGCGGCAAATACAGGCTGCGCTCCACCTACACGATCCTGTCAGCCAAGGGCGGCGTGGCGGGAAAATTCGACACCGTCTCGTCGGACTTCGCCTTCCTGACACCGGTGCTCGGCTACGGCAAAGGCGACGTCACCCTCAGCCTGATGCGCAACGACAGCGCCTTCGCCTCGAAGGCGACGAGCGGCAACCAGATCGCCACCGCAAAAGCACTGGAAAGCATCGGCGTCGCCGCCATCAATCCGCTCTATGATGCCGTCGCCCTTTTACCGGACGACAGGGCGGTGATCCGCGCCACCTTCGACGGCCTGTCCGGCGAGGTCAACGCCTCGACGGTGACAGCGCTGCTGGAAGACAGCCGCTTCGTGCGCGATGCCATGAACGACCGGCTGCGCGCTGCCACCCGGACCAGCGAGCCGTTGCCTTTGCTGGGCTACGGCGAGGAAAAGGCCACGACGGCGCTGGTTCCCACCGAACGACCGCGCGACAACGGCGCCTGGGCCTCGGTCTTCGGTTCCTGGGGCAATACCGGCGGCGACGGCAATGCAGCCGAAACCTCACGCAGCATCCGCGGCTTCGTCACCGGCACGGACGGGCTGGTGGCCCATGACTGGCGACTCGGCTTCCTTGCCGGCTACAGCCATTCCTCGCTCGAGGTCGATGACAGGCGGTCTTCGTCCTCTGGCGACAGCTACCATCTCGGTCTCTATGGCGGCAGGGAATGGGGCTCGCTCTCCTTCCGCTCCGGCCTCGCCTACACATGGAGCGATGTCGATTCCAGCCGGCAGGTATCGTTTCCCGGTTTCAGCGATACCCTGAGCGGCAACGGCCGCGCCAGCACACTGCAGCTCTTCGGCGAATTCGGCTATGGCATGAAGGCAGGCGACTTTGCTTTCGAACCCTTCGCCAGCCTCGCCTATGTCAACGTGCACACCAATGGCTTCACCGAGACGGGAGGCGCTGCGGCATTGACTGTCCATGGCAGTTCCAACGCGGTTACCTTCACCACGCTCGGCATCCGCGCAGCGACCGATTTCGAGATCGGTCCGACGAGGGCGACGATGCGTGGCATGATCGGCTGGCGGCATGGCCTCGGCGATGTCACGCCGACGGTCGCCCAGGCCTTCGCCGGCAGCAGCGTGTTCTCGATCGCCGGCGCGCCTGTCGCCAGGGATGCCGCGACCCTCGAAGCCGGGCTCGATTTCGCCATGACGCCACGAGCAACGCTCGGACTGTCCTATCGGGGACAGCTCGGCACCAAGACGCGCGATCATGGTGTCAGGGCCGATCTGAATGTGAGGTTCTGA
- a CDS encoding alpha/beta hydrolase translates to MPSLRSWFYYQISRFTLARLRARNLSLPELRADREKIAGRMFRLPQGVAVRPCTIGGCPAEWLVPQGARAGTAILHLHGGAYQTGSLATHRALAARLALESGSPVLLFEYRLAPEHPFPAALDDALRVHRALLAGGEVNRIAFAGDSAGGGLALALALALREAGEPLPAGLALLSPWTDLALTGATHRSKARHDPYFPTPGILDVAAQRYAGADRRNPLVSPLYADLSGLPPMLIHVGTYETLLDDSVMLAERASAAGTAVEIRQWPYMWHVWQVFSGRMPEADQSLAELGAFLRQRLQA, encoded by the coding sequence ATGCCGTCTTTGCGATCGTGGTTCTATTACCAGATCTCGCGCTTCACCCTGGCGCGGCTGCGTGCACGCAACCTGTCCTTGCCGGAACTGCGCGCCGACCGCGAGAAGATCGCAGGCCGCATGTTCAGGCTGCCGCAGGGCGTCGCTGTGCGGCCCTGCACCATCGGCGGCTGCCCGGCCGAATGGCTGGTGCCGCAGGGCGCTCGCGCAGGAACCGCAATCCTGCATCTGCATGGCGGCGCCTACCAGACCGGATCGCTGGCGACCCATCGCGCCCTGGCGGCACGCCTTGCGCTGGAGAGCGGCTCGCCGGTGCTGCTGTTCGAATACCGGCTGGCGCCGGAGCATCCGTTTCCGGCCGCGCTGGACGATGCGCTCCGGGTCCATCGCGCACTGCTGGCCGGTGGTGAAGTCAATCGCATCGCCTTCGCCGGCGACTCGGCTGGCGGCGGCCTTGCGCTCGCTCTGGCGCTGGCCCTGCGTGAAGCCGGTGAGCCGCTGCCAGCCGGTCTTGCTCTGCTCTCGCCCTGGACCGATCTCGCGCTGACCGGCGCGACCCATCGCAGCAAGGCCAGGCACGACCCGTATTTCCCGACGCCGGGTATCCTCGATGTCGCGGCCCAGCGCTACGCCGGCGCCGACCGGCGCAACCCGCTGGTGTCGCCGCTCTATGCCGACCTCTCGGGCCTGCCGCCGATGCTCATCCATGTCGGCACCTACGAGACGCTGCTCGACGATTCCGTCATGCTGGCGGAGCGCGCCAGTGCCGCCGGAACGGCGGTCGAGATCCGGCAATGGCCCTATATGTGGCATGTCTGGCAGGTGTTCAGCGGCAGGATGCCGGAGGCGGATCAATCACTGGCGGAACTGGGTGCTTTCCTGCGGCAGCGGCTGCAGGCTTGA
- a CDS encoding glutamine synthetase family protein produces MTDTAKWLEQQAISEVECLVPDMNGVLRGKIVPAPKLLAPPTDAAIMLPNSAFMVAVTGHYTGAIDDESAYQDADMRLQPDLTSLCLAAGTRPGRAYVFCDAFAQDGTPWPSAPRQVLKSVIALYAARGWRPVMAPELEFYLTAPNPDPNVPPGAPIGISGRAETSPAPYDMEALGEFQPVIDEIYRQAELMALPLDTMIHETGAGQLEINFKHGDPLRLADQVLVFKRLVRQAAREHGLAATFMAKPIAEQASSSMHLHMSVVDAASGLNLFADEHDGDSALFSQFIGGLQAYVPQAMPLFAPNVNSFRRLKPGFSAPNNVEWARDNRTCGLRVPGSKRIGRRVENRLPGADANPYLAMAGSLLCGYLGIEEGLERRAEAPANAYTIRPNLPRTLEDALARLDGCEPVRRLLGQSFTNAFLRLKQVELENFQGVITAWERDHLFARA; encoded by the coding sequence ATGACTGATACGGCAAAGTGGCTCGAACAACAGGCGATCTCGGAAGTCGAGTGCCTGGTACCTGACATGAATGGTGTGTTGCGCGGCAAGATCGTGCCTGCACCGAAACTCCTGGCGCCGCCGACCGACGCCGCGATCATGCTGCCGAACAGCGCCTTCATGGTGGCGGTGACCGGCCATTACACCGGCGCCATCGACGACGAAAGCGCCTACCAGGACGCCGACATGCGGCTCCAGCCCGACCTGACCAGCCTTTGCCTGGCGGCGGGAACCCGGCCCGGAAGGGCTTATGTCTTCTGCGATGCCTTTGCCCAGGACGGCACGCCGTGGCCTTCAGCGCCGCGACAGGTGCTGAAGTCAGTGATCGCGCTCTACGCGGCGCGGGGCTGGCGGCCGGTGATGGCACCGGAACTGGAATTCTATCTCACCGCGCCGAACCCGGATCCGAACGTGCCGCCCGGCGCCCCCATTGGCATTTCCGGCCGTGCCGAGACGTCGCCGGCACCCTACGACATGGAAGCGCTCGGCGAGTTCCAGCCGGTCATCGACGAGATCTACCGGCAGGCCGAGCTGATGGCGCTGCCGCTCGACACGATGATCCACGAAACCGGCGCCGGCCAGCTCGAGATCAACTTCAAGCATGGCGATCCGCTGCGGCTGGCCGACCAGGTGCTTGTGTTCAAGCGGCTGGTGCGCCAAGCCGCGCGCGAGCATGGGCTGGCGGCCACCTTCATGGCCAAGCCCATCGCCGAACAGGCGAGCAGCTCGATGCACCTGCACATGTCGGTGGTCGATGCTGCCAGCGGCCTCAACCTGTTCGCCGACGAACATGACGGCGACAGCGCGCTGTTCTCGCAGTTCATCGGCGGGCTGCAGGCCTATGTGCCGCAGGCCATGCCGCTGTTTGCGCCCAATGTGAACTCGTTCCGCCGGCTGAAGCCGGGGTTCAGCGCGCCGAACAATGTCGAATGGGCGCGCGACAACCGCACCTGCGGCCTGCGCGTACCGGGTTCGAAACGCATCGGCCGACGTGTCGAGAACCGGCTGCCGGGCGCCGACGCCAACCCCTATCTCGCCATGGCCGGATCGCTGCTGTGCGGCTATCTCGGCATCGAGGAAGGGCTGGAACGGCGGGCGGAAGCGCCGGCCAACGCCTACACGATCAGGCCCAATCTGCCGCGCACGCTGGAGGATGCGCTGGCGCGCCTCGACGGCTGCGAGCCGGTGCGCCGGCTGCTCGGCCAGAGCTTCACCAACGCGTTCCTGCGCCTGAAGCAGGTCGAGCTGGAGAATTTCCAGGGCGTCATCACCGCCTGGGAACGTGATCACCTCTTTGCGAGGGCGTGA
- a CDS encoding FAD-binding oxidoreductase: MGFNSGLDMERSYYAATASPAPHHAPLAGEVDADLVVVGGGCTGLSAALHAAERGLKVVLLEGGRVGWGASGRNGGQMIVGLRKGADELVKLYGRERARALFDLAFEAWGLVLDMIERHAIDCDLRKTGHLVCAISDGDMAWFEREVECLTTVMDYPHASVLSASQSLDAVASPYKGALFDALGGHMHPLNYTLGLARAAAAAGVTIHEASPALRIDRSRGIRVETAKGAVRARHAVLAGDSLLSGIDARVESRIMPVGNYIVATEPLTDAGEIIPSNAAVSDSRFVVNYYRLSADGRLLFGGGERYTPSPPADIQAFVRPHMEQTFPQIKGRRIDYAWGGLVSVTTSRFPHVGRDGEVYFAHGYSGKGVILSTLAGKLLAEAISGETSRFALFEGLNPMPFPGGAALRGPLYVLGMLWYAMRDRLKH; this comes from the coding sequence ATGGGCTTCAACTCCGGACTTGATATGGAGCGATCCTACTATGCGGCGACGGCCAGTCCGGCGCCGCATCACGCGCCGCTCGCCGGCGAGGTCGATGCCGACCTCGTCGTGGTCGGCGGCGGCTGCACCGGCTTGTCGGCGGCACTGCATGCCGCCGAGCGCGGCCTGAAGGTGGTGCTGCTGGAAGGCGGTCGCGTCGGCTGGGGCGCCTCCGGGCGCAATGGCGGGCAGATGATCGTCGGCCTGCGCAAGGGAGCGGACGAGCTGGTCAAGCTGTACGGCCGCGAACGCGCCAGGGCACTGTTCGACCTCGCCTTCGAGGCATGGGGGCTGGTGCTCGACATGATCGAGCGCCACGCCATCGACTGCGACCTCAGGAAAACCGGCCATCTCGTCTGCGCCATCAGCGACGGCGACATGGCCTGGTTCGAGCGCGAGGTCGAATGCCTGACCACGGTGATGGACTATCCGCATGCAAGCGTGCTGTCGGCGTCGCAGTCGCTCGACGCGGTCGCGTCGCCCTACAAGGGTGCGCTCTTCGATGCGCTGGGCGGGCACATGCACCCGCTCAACTACACGCTGGGGCTGGCCCGCGCGGCGGCAGCGGCGGGGGTGACGATCCATGAGGCCTCGCCAGCGCTGCGCATCGACCGCAGCAGAGGCATCCGGGTGGAGACGGCAAAGGGCGCGGTGCGCGCCCGCCATGCCGTGCTTGCCGGCGATTCCCTGCTCTCCGGCATCGATGCGCGTGTGGAAAGCCGCATCATGCCGGTCGGCAACTACATCGTCGCCACCGAACCACTGACTGACGCCGGGGAGATCATCCCCAGCAACGCTGCCGTCTCGGACTCGCGTTTCGTCGTCAACTACTACAGGCTCTCCGCCGACGGGCGCCTGCTGTTCGGCGGCGGCGAGCGCTACACGCCGAGCCCGCCTGCCGATATCCAGGCCTTCGTGCGCCCGCACATGGAGCAGACCTTCCCGCAGATCAAGGGCCGCCGGATCGACTATGCCTGGGGTGGCCTGGTGTCGGTGACCACCTCGCGCTTTCCGCATGTCGGCCGCGACGGCGAGGTCTATTTCGCGCATGGCTATTCCGGCAAGGGCGTCATCCTGTCGACGCTGGCCGGCAAGCTGCTGGCCGAAGCGATATCGGGCGAGACCAGCCGCTTCGCGCTGTTCGAAGGGCTGAACCCGATGCCCTTCCCCGGCGGCGCAGCGCTGCGCGGACCGCTCTATGTGCTCGGCATGCTGTGGTACGCCATGCGCGACCGGCTGAAGCATTGA
- a CDS encoding autotransporter domain-containing protein yields MARFSKIPSAFVKALVFIAMLVWFLAPGTHAVAATPQTITFTDPGNVNFGTTTPLNATATSGLPVTFQSSTPNTCEIRNGNQVFAKAPGTCSIEANQPGDAAFLPAPAVTLAFQIKIPGGAVSITTPSLPPATGGTFYSQRINASDGAPPYVFSITANSLPTGLSLNPATGTISGVPRVSGTFGFTIQATDQATQTDSRQFSLTVDAPTITVVPATLPNGRVGTAYSTTVSASGGTSPYSYAVTSGMLPAGLILSPSGVLSGTPTASGSGNFTITATDHLSFSRSQPYSMVIGQAAPVAADKAVSISYATTTAIDFTTSLSGAVTSISMAQPPTRGTFILSAMVVTYTPSAAFFDGTDSFTYAAIGPGGMSAPATVTITMQPRSPLVFTPGAGALPQATAGAAYKSVITATNGTGPYSYAITGTLPAGLSFDEASGTISGTPTDIGTSNITVTARDSIGFAGAASYGLTVAAPAISAPSINASVVAGSNTTVDLTAGATGGPFTDARLIALTPASAGTATIILGDTADADGAMMASLVAAGHYKLKFTPSPTFSGTAVATYTLSNRYATSAPATISFSVAALPDPTRDSDIAGVANAEAEAAKRFAAMALDNLNSHLEQLHGGGCLANRWGVGLNDSRSGKEPGQDAQAAGTADQVGALGLDKDTARKAPDNCSPFADGALAFWTGGSVNFGSTDFTDSGRNFDFTTFGLSAGMDYRFSERFAAGLGISLGSDRSFIGDDGTRTNGLAYSAAVYGSYHPSGGVFLDGVAGYGWLRFDSKRFDALTGNLFDGSRDGRQIFASLTTGYETTVNGVFISPYLRMSASRSSLDAFSENSAAWSAIRYGDQDIDTFTGLVGLRLGYAIPTDWGVFTPKLRLEYGHDFASASSLALSYANLTGSPSYLLTNAGSARDHATVTLGADMQFGPDWRLGADYGFTVDGRNGIGPQQFRLQAGARF; encoded by the coding sequence TTGGCGCGGTTTTCGAAAATCCCATCAGCGTTTGTGAAGGCGCTTGTCTTCATTGCGATGCTTGTCTGGTTCCTGGCACCGGGAACGCATGCGGTTGCCGCGACACCGCAGACGATCACCTTTACGGATCCGGGTAATGTGAACTTCGGCACCACGACCCCACTGAACGCCACGGCGACTTCCGGCCTGCCCGTCACGTTCCAGTCCAGCACACCCAACACCTGCGAGATCAGAAACGGCAACCAGGTCTTCGCCAAGGCTCCGGGTACCTGCAGCATCGAAGCGAATCAGCCTGGCGATGCGGCCTTTTTACCCGCACCAGCGGTGACCCTTGCTTTCCAGATCAAAATACCGGGCGGCGCCGTCTCGATCACAACGCCGTCGCTGCCGCCGGCAACGGGCGGGACTTTCTACAGCCAGCGCATCAACGCCAGCGACGGCGCACCGCCTTATGTCTTTTCGATAACCGCCAACAGCCTGCCGACCGGATTGTCTCTGAATCCTGCGACGGGCACGATCTCCGGCGTGCCGCGGGTCAGCGGCACCTTCGGCTTCACGATACAGGCCACCGACCAGGCGACGCAGACCGATTCCAGGCAATTCAGCCTTACCGTCGACGCGCCAACCATCACCGTCGTGCCTGCAACCCTGCCCAACGGTCGGGTCGGTACCGCATATTCCACCACCGTTTCCGCTTCCGGCGGAACGTCACCCTACAGCTATGCTGTCACATCAGGCATGTTGCCAGCTGGGCTGATCCTTTCACCATCCGGAGTGCTGAGCGGTACACCAACGGCAAGCGGGTCGGGAAACTTCACCATCACCGCGACCGACCACCTAAGCTTCAGCCGTTCGCAACCCTATTCGATGGTCATTGGCCAAGCGGCTCCAGTCGCAGCAGACAAGGCCGTGTCGATATCCTACGCGACGACCACAGCGATCGACTTCACGACCTCGCTCAGCGGCGCCGTCACTTCAATATCGATGGCGCAACCACCGACCCGTGGCACCTTCATTCTTTCAGCCATGGTCGTGACCTATACGCCTTCCGCAGCCTTTTTCGACGGCACGGACAGCTTCACCTATGCAGCGATAGGCCCAGGCGGCATGTCGGCGCCGGCCACGGTGACGATCACCATGCAGCCGCGGTCGCCCCTGGTCTTCACGCCGGGCGCCGGCGCCCTGCCGCAGGCAACAGCAGGCGCGGCCTATAAGAGCGTGATCACCGCTACGAATGGAACCGGCCCCTACAGCTATGCGATCACGGGAACGCTGCCTGCCGGGCTGAGTTTCGATGAAGCCAGCGGCACGATCAGCGGAACGCCGACCGACATCGGCACCAGCAACATCACCGTGACGGCCAGGGACAGTATCGGCTTTGCCGGTGCGGCAAGCTATGGGCTTACCGTGGCGGCGCCGGCGATCAGCGCACCGTCCATCAATGCCTCGGTCGTCGCCGGCAGCAACACCACGGTGGACCTGACGGCAGGCGCCACCGGCGGTCCATTCACCGACGCAAGGCTGATAGCGCTGACACCGGCTTCGGCCGGAACCGCCACCATCATCCTCGGCGACACCGCCGATGCCGACGGCGCAATGATGGCTTCGCTGGTGGCGGCCGGCCACTACAAGCTGAAATTCACGCCCTCGCCGACCTTCTCCGGCACGGCGGTCGCGACCTACACGCTGTCCAACCGCTATGCCACCTCGGCGCCAGCGACCATCTCCTTCAGCGTCGCCGCCCTGCCCGATCCGACCAGGGACAGCGATATCGCCGGCGTCGCCAATGCCGAGGCGGAAGCGGCAAAGCGTTTCGCAGCGATGGCGCTCGACAATCTCAACAGCCATCTCGAACAGCTGCATGGCGGCGGCTGCCTCGCCAACCGCTGGGGTGTCGGCCTGAACGACAGCCGATCGGGCAAAGAGCCAGGACAGGATGCGCAGGCAGCGGGAACGGCGGACCAGGTCGGAGCCTTGGGCCTCGACAAGGACACGGCCCGCAAGGCGCCGGACAACTGCTCGCCCTTCGCCGACGGCGCGCTGGCCTTCTGGACCGGCGGCTCGGTCAATTTCGGATCGACGGATTTCACTGACAGCGGCAGGAATTTCGACTTCACCACCTTCGGCCTGAGCGCCGGCATGGATTATCGTTTCAGCGAGCGCTTCGCCGCCGGGCTCGGCATCAGCTTAGGCTCCGACCGCAGCTTCATCGGCGACGATGGCACACGCACGAACGGCCTTGCCTACAGTGCCGCGGTCTATGGCAGCTACCACCCCTCGGGCGGCGTCTTCCTCGACGGCGTCGCCGGTTATGGCTGGCTGCGTTTCGATTCGAAGCGGTTCGATGCGCTGACGGGCAATCTCTTCGACGGATCGCGCGATGGCCGGCAGATCTTCGCATCGCTGACCACCGGCTATGAGACGACGGTCAACGGCGTGTTCATCTCGCCCTATCTGCGTATGAGCGCCTCGCGCAGCAGCCTCGACGCCTTCAGCGAAAACAGCGCCGCGTGGTCGGCGATCCGCTACGGTGACCAGGACATCGACACCTTCACCGGCCTTGTCGGGCTGCGGCTCGGCTATGCGATCCCGACAGACTGGGGCGTGTTCACGCCGAAGCTGCGGCTGGAATACGGGCACGACTTCGCCAGCGCCAGCAGCCTCGCCTTGTCCTATGCGAACCTGACCGGCAGCCCGTCCTATCTTCTGACAAACGCCGGCAGCGCACGCGACCATGCGACGGTCACGCTCGGTGCCGACATGCAGTTCGGCCCAGACTGGAGGCTGGGGGCCGATTACGGTTTCACCGTCGACGGGCGCAATGGCATCGGTCCGCAGCAATTCCGGTTGCAGGCCGGGGCAAGGTTCTGA